Proteins from one Gemmatimonadales bacterium genomic window:
- a CDS encoding site-specific integrase encodes MARQRRRGTVVPLEKSAKCTRWLVRVATGKDPQTGKYGRINKVVRGSKRDAESVLTGLLGQQDQGIPLATGRDTLGAWLEQSLDTASDLAPQTIHRARSALKQLPAGLLTRRLRDLTAEMFSTLYADLSTKGKAPGTVRYLHRCLKVHLNRAVAAKRLALSPLRDPVILPREESIERRTLTGAQVTHLIESTAGHRLGALWALLAVAGLRPEEALALRWSDYEDGTLQVRRALIHLPKVGFRFEPTKTKQGRSIPLPPSGQRALQRHRALQNQERLLAGSAYGTEDLIFATEIGRPLQWTNVSRVFRAEIKRRGLPTLRPYDLRHSHATLLLEAGVPAKVVQERMGHSSIKVTLDVYAHVTETMQADANDRLEAALSGGVRQSLGNARGAGSA; translated from the coding sequence CAGAATTAACAAGGTCGTCCGCGGGTCGAAGCGAGACGCCGAGTCGGTGCTGACGGGGCTCCTCGGCCAGCAGGACCAGGGCATTCCATTGGCCACCGGACGGGACACCCTGGGCGCCTGGCTTGAGCAATCGCTCGACACGGCATCCGACCTCGCGCCGCAGACCATCCACCGCGCCCGCTCCGCCCTCAAGCAGTTGCCGGCGGGACTCCTGACGCGTCGCCTCCGCGACCTGACGGCGGAGATGTTCTCGACCCTCTACGCCGACCTGTCGACCAAGGGCAAGGCGCCGGGCACCGTCCGGTACCTGCACCGGTGCCTCAAGGTCCATCTGAACCGGGCCGTGGCGGCCAAGCGCCTCGCGTTGAGTCCGCTGCGCGATCCGGTCATCCTGCCCCGGGAGGAATCAATCGAGCGCCGGACGCTGACCGGGGCGCAGGTGACACACCTGATCGAGAGCACCGCCGGGCACCGCCTCGGCGCCCTGTGGGCCCTGCTGGCCGTGGCAGGGCTCCGGCCGGAGGAAGCGCTGGCCCTCCGCTGGTCCGATTACGAAGACGGCACCCTGCAGGTTCGCCGGGCCCTGATCCATTTGCCCAAAGTGGGATTCCGGTTCGAACCGACCAAGACGAAGCAGGGCCGATCGATTCCCCTGCCCCCGTCCGGTCAGCGGGCCCTGCAGCGGCATCGGGCCCTGCAGAATCAGGAGCGCCTGCTCGCCGGGAGCGCCTACGGAACCGAGGACCTGATCTTCGCCACCGAGATTGGCCGCCCGCTCCAATGGACGAACGTCTCCCGAGTCTTCCGGGCCGAGATCAAGCGGCGCGGGCTGCCGACGCTCCGACCCTACGATCTGCGGCATTCTCACGCTACTTTATTGCTGGAAGCGGGCGTCCCCGCCAAGGTGGTACAGGAACGGATGGGGCACAGCTCGATCAAGGTCACGTTGGATGTCTACGCGCACGTTACCGAAACGATGCAGGCGGACGCCAACGATCGGCTTGAGGCAGCACTCAGCGGCGGGGTTAGGCAATCTTTAGGCAACGCGAGGGGTGCTGGAAGTGCGTAA